The Triticum aestivum cultivar Chinese Spring chromosome 7B, IWGSC CS RefSeq v2.1, whole genome shotgun sequence genome window below encodes:
- the LOC123156606 gene encoding codeine O-demethylase isoform X1, whose translation MADESWRLPNSVQQLAASMQEPPSQYLLREQELLDGNLAGAEMPEPVPTIDLGLLSASYDLEEAAKLRSALQTWGFFQVSNHGMEASMMDSVMTASREFFHLSLEEKKKCSNLIDGKYFQVEGYGNDQVRTQDQRLDWSDRLHLRVEPEGGRNLVHWPTHPKSFRDDLHEYALKCKRIKGDVLRAMAKILELDEDCLVNQFNSDAPTFARFNHFPPCPRPDLVLGIKPHADFPALTVLLMDKDVAGLQYLRDGTWYNVPAACDHTLLINIGLTMEVTISEPQIMTNGIFTGPMHRVVTNADKERISVAMFYGVDPEQEIGPIAHLLSEEQPAQYRKMKAKDLLVLHHEHYAGGRGPRIADALKI comes from the exons ATGGCTGATGAGTCATGGAGGCTGCCGAATTCAGTGCAGCAACTGGCTGCCAGCATGCAAGAACCACCAAGCCAGTACTTGCTCAGAGAGCAAGAACTGCTTGATGGGAACCTTGCTGGTGCCGAGATGCCGGAGCCTGTCCCAACAATCGATCTTGGCCTGCTGTCTGCATCCTACGATCTTGAGGAAGCTGCCAAGCTGCGGTCGGCGCTGCAGACCTGGGGATTCTTCCAG GTTTCGAACCATGGAATGGAGGCCTCTATGATGGATTCTGTGATGACCGCATCAAGGGAATTTTTTCACCTGTCGCTCGAAGAGAAGAAGAAATGCAGCAACCTGATAGATGGCAAGTATTTCCAGGTAGAAGGGTATGGAAATGACCAGGTGAGGACTCAAGATCAGAGATTGGACTGGTCTGATCGACTGCATCTTAGGGTTGAGCCGGAGGGTGGGAGAAACCTTGTCCATTGGCCTACACATCCCAAATCTTTCAG GGATGATCTTCACGAATACGCATTGAAGTGCAAGAGAATCAAAGGCGACGTCCTTCGGGCAATGGCTAAGATTTTGGAGCTTGATGAAGACTGCCTCGTTAATCAGTTTAACAGCGACGCCcccacatttgctagattcaaccACTTCCCTCCGTGTCCAAGACCCGATCTTGTCCTGGGCATCAAGCCTCATGCAGATTTCCCTGCTCTCACGGTTCTCCTCATGGACAAAGACGTCGCGGGGCTGCAATATCTTAGAGATGGAACCTGGTACAATGTTCCAGCTGCGTGTGACCACACCTTGCTGATCAACATTGGTCTTACAATGGAGGTGACCATCTCTGAACCTCAA ATAATGACCAACGGGATCTTCACGGGGCCAATGCATAGAGTTGTGACTAATGCCGATAAAGAGAGGATATCAGTGGCCATGTTCTATGGTGTGGACCCCGAGCAAGAGATTGGGCCGATAGCTCATCTGTTAAGTGAGGAGCAACCGGCACAGTACAGGAAAATGAAGGCCAAGGACTTGTTAGTGTTGCACCATGAACATTATGCTGGAGGCCGAGGACCAAGAATTGCCGATGCACTGAAGATCTAA
- the LOC123156607 gene encoding protein SRG1, with the protein MADAEPWKTVKIPPIVQELATGMQEPPSRYVIAEQNRPTAAGFEMPDPIPIIDLSRLSANCADEVAKLRSALEKWGLFLAVGHGMEQSFLGEVMGVAREFFKLPLEEKQKYSNLVNGNEVRIEGYGNDMVVSEKQILDWCDRLYIIVEPENRRIYSLWPTQPPSFRDILSEYTVRCRKIANLFLQNLAKLLDLHEDYFVNMFDENALTYARLNYYPNCPKPDHVFGMKPHTDASVITIVFIDDNVSGLQLQKDGVWYNVPIVPNTLLVNVGDVMEIMSNGFFKSPIHRVVTNVEKERLSLVMFYTMNPEKEIEPLSELVDEKRPRRYRKTTTNDYIAKLFETFARGTLAIDTVKI; encoded by the exons ATGGCTGATGCAGAACCATGGAAGACAGTCAAGATACCCCCGATCGTGCAGGAGCTGGCGACCGGCATGCAGGAGCCACCGAGCCGGTATGTGATCGCTGAGCAGAACCGGCCCACCGCGGCTGGTTTTGAGATGCCCGATCCCATACCCATCATCGATCTCAGCCGACTGTCTGCCAACTGTGCTGATGAGGTTGCCAAGCTGCGGTCCGCCTTGGAGAAGTGGGGTCTGTTCCTG GCTGTTGGCCATGGAATGGAGCAAAGTTTTCTTGGTGAGGTGATGGGAGTGGCTAGGGAATTCTTCAAGCTCCCACTGGAAGAGAAGCAGAAGTATTCGAACTTGGTGAACGGCAATGAAGTCAGGATCGAAGGTTACGGGAACGACATGGTCGTGTCAGAGAAGCAAATCCTGGACTGGTGTGACCGCCTCTACATCATAGTGGAACCTGAGAATCGAAGAATCTACAGCTTGTGGCCAACACAGCCTCCATCGTTCAG AGATATTCTGAGTGAGTACACAGTCAGGTGCCGTAAGATCGCCAATCTTTTCCTCCAGAACCTGGCCAAGCTACTAGATTTACACGAGGACTACTTCGTCAACATGTTCGACGAGAATGCCTTGACATACGCCAGGTTAAACTACTACCCTAACTGTCCGAAGCCGGACCACGTCTTCGGCATGAAGCCCCACACCGATGCCTCGGTGATCACAATCGTCTTCATCGATGATAATGTCAGCGGGCTCCAGCTTCAGAAAGATGGCGTCTGGTACAACGTACCCATTGTTCCGAATACATTACTCGTGAACGTGGGAGATGTAATGGAG ATAATGAGCAATGGATTCTTCAAGAGCCCGATTCACAGGGTTGTGACCAATGTGGAGAAAGAGCGGCTATCTTTGGTGATGTTCTACACGATGAACCCGGAGAAGGAGATTGAGCCACTGTCAGAGCTGGTGGATGAGAAAAGACCGAGGCGGTACAGGAAGACAACAACTAATGACTACatagcaaaactcttcgaaacttTTGCTAGGGGGACACTAGCTATCGACACAGTGAAGATCTGA
- the LOC123156606 gene encoding codeine O-demethylase isoform X2 produces MADESWRLPNSVQQLAASMQEPPSQYLLREQELLDGNLAGAEMPEPVPTIDLGLLSASYDLEEAAKLRSALQTWGFFQVSNHGMEASMMDSVMTASREFFHLSLEEKKKCSNLIDGKYFQVEGYGNDQVRTQDQRLDWSDRLHLRVEPEGGRNLVHWPTHPKSFRDDLHEYALKCKRIKGDVLRAMAKILELDEDCLVNQFNSDAPTFARFNHFPPCPRPDLVLGIKPHADFPALTVLLMDKDVAGLQYLRDGTWYNVPAACDHTLLINIGLTMEIMTNGIFTGPMHRVVTNADKERISVAMFYGVDPEQEIGPIAHLLSEEQPAQYRKMKAKDLLVLHHEHYAGGRGPRIADALKI; encoded by the exons ATGGCTGATGAGTCATGGAGGCTGCCGAATTCAGTGCAGCAACTGGCTGCCAGCATGCAAGAACCACCAAGCCAGTACTTGCTCAGAGAGCAAGAACTGCTTGATGGGAACCTTGCTGGTGCCGAGATGCCGGAGCCTGTCCCAACAATCGATCTTGGCCTGCTGTCTGCATCCTACGATCTTGAGGAAGCTGCCAAGCTGCGGTCGGCGCTGCAGACCTGGGGATTCTTCCAG GTTTCGAACCATGGAATGGAGGCCTCTATGATGGATTCTGTGATGACCGCATCAAGGGAATTTTTTCACCTGTCGCTCGAAGAGAAGAAGAAATGCAGCAACCTGATAGATGGCAAGTATTTCCAGGTAGAAGGGTATGGAAATGACCAGGTGAGGACTCAAGATCAGAGATTGGACTGGTCTGATCGACTGCATCTTAGGGTTGAGCCGGAGGGTGGGAGAAACCTTGTCCATTGGCCTACACATCCCAAATCTTTCAG GGATGATCTTCACGAATACGCATTGAAGTGCAAGAGAATCAAAGGCGACGTCCTTCGGGCAATGGCTAAGATTTTGGAGCTTGATGAAGACTGCCTCGTTAATCAGTTTAACAGCGACGCCcccacatttgctagattcaaccACTTCCCTCCGTGTCCAAGACCCGATCTTGTCCTGGGCATCAAGCCTCATGCAGATTTCCCTGCTCTCACGGTTCTCCTCATGGACAAAGACGTCGCGGGGCTGCAATATCTTAGAGATGGAACCTGGTACAATGTTCCAGCTGCGTGTGACCACACCTTGCTGATCAACATTGGTCTTACAATGGAG ATAATGACCAACGGGATCTTCACGGGGCCAATGCATAGAGTTGTGACTAATGCCGATAAAGAGAGGATATCAGTGGCCATGTTCTATGGTGTGGACCCCGAGCAAGAGATTGGGCCGATAGCTCATCTGTTAAGTGAGGAGCAACCGGCACAGTACAGGAAAATGAAGGCCAAGGACTTGTTAGTGTTGCACCATGAACATTATGCTGGAGGCCGAGGACCAAGAATTGCCGATGCACTGAAGATCTAA